A genomic segment from Bacillus cereus G9842 encodes:
- a CDS encoding ribonuclease J, protein MNSLKNNLSIVALGGVNEIGKNMYAIQYENDIVVIDCGSKFPDESLLGIDLIIPDVTYLQENKEKIRGLVVTHGHEDHIGGIPYFLKQLNVPIYATKLTLGLIEIKLKEHNLQNDTELIVIHSESEIDCGSIKATFFKTNHSIPDCLGIVFHTPEGTVVHTGDFKFDLTPVNNQHPDIHKMAKIGSEGVLALLSESTNAERPGFTPSERSVGERIEEIFMKANRKVIISTFASNVNRVQQIVEACIKTNRKLALLGRSMVNVVEVALEKGYLHIPEGMLIEANEVNRLDPKQVALLCTGSQGEPMAALARLASGNYRQVDILPEDTVIIAATPIPGNERNVSRIIDNLFALGAKVIYGSGSSTGVHVSGHAYQEELKLMLTLMKPKYFIPIHGEFRMLHHHSLLAESIGIEKENIFIVRNGDVVDISNEVAIQSRRIQAGNIYVDGLGIGDVGNALLRDRKQLSEDGMLVIVITFNKVDGEIISGPDIISRGFVYVRDSEEFLRELNKLAVITINNLKKENVNSWGILKREVREALGRYIYTNTKRKPMILPIIIEV, encoded by the coding sequence TTGAATTCATTAAAAAATAACTTGTCTATTGTTGCTTTAGGTGGAGTAAATGAAATAGGAAAAAATATGTATGCTATCCAATATGAAAATGATATTGTCGTCATTGATTGTGGGTCTAAATTTCCAGATGAAAGTTTATTAGGGATTGATTTAATAATTCCAGACGTCACATATTTGCAAGAAAATAAAGAAAAAATTCGCGGTTTAGTAGTAACGCACGGGCATGAGGACCATATTGGCGGAATACCATATTTTTTAAAACAACTAAATGTACCAATCTATGCAACAAAGTTAACGTTAGGTTTAATTGAAATTAAATTAAAGGAACACAATCTTCAAAATGATACGGAATTAATCGTTATTCATTCAGAATCAGAAATTGATTGTGGTTCTATTAAGGCAACCTTTTTTAAAACGAACCACAGTATTCCAGATTGTCTCGGTATTGTTTTTCATACACCAGAAGGTACTGTAGTACATACAGGTGATTTTAAATTTGATTTAACACCAGTAAACAATCAACATCCTGATATTCATAAAATGGCTAAAATAGGAAGTGAAGGTGTACTAGCTTTATTATCTGAAAGCACAAATGCAGAACGCCCAGGTTTTACTCCATCAGAAAGGTCAGTAGGAGAACGGATAGAGGAAATATTTATGAAAGCAAATAGAAAAGTAATTATTTCTACGTTTGCTTCTAATGTGAATCGTGTTCAGCAAATAGTTGAAGCATGTATAAAAACAAATCGAAAACTAGCTTTGCTAGGGAGAAGTATGGTAAATGTAGTAGAGGTTGCTCTAGAGAAAGGTTATTTACATATTCCAGAAGGTATGTTAATTGAAGCAAATGAGGTAAATCGTTTAGATCCAAAGCAGGTTGCATTACTTTGTACAGGAAGTCAAGGAGAACCAATGGCAGCTTTAGCGCGTTTAGCTAGTGGAAACTATAGACAAGTGGATATTTTACCAGAAGATACGGTTATTATAGCCGCGACCCCTATCCCAGGAAATGAACGTAACGTTTCTCGAATTATCGATAATTTATTTGCATTAGGAGCAAAGGTGATTTACGGATCAGGTAGTTCTACTGGAGTGCATGTATCCGGTCATGCATATCAAGAAGAGTTGAAGTTAATGCTTACATTAATGAAGCCAAAATATTTTATTCCAATTCATGGAGAGTTTAGAATGCTACATCACCATAGTTTGTTAGCAGAATCAATTGGTATTGAAAAGGAAAATATCTTTATCGTACGTAATGGAGATGTTGTAGATATAAGTAATGAAGTGGCAATTCAATCTAGAAGAATACAAGCAGGAAATATATATGTAGATGGATTAGGAATTGGAGATGTTGGAAATGCATTATTACGTGATCGTAAACAACTTTCAGAAGATGGAATGCTCGTTATAGTTATTACTTTTAATAAAGTGGATGGAGAAATAATTTCAGGTCCTGATATTATTTCTCGTGGATTTGTCTATGTTCGTGATTCAGAAGAATTTTTAAGAGAATTAAATAAATTAGCTGTTATTACAATTAATAATTTAAAGAAAGAGAATGTGAATAGCTGGGGTATTTTGAAAAGGGAGGTAAGAGAAGCGTTAGGGAGGTATATATATACAAATACAAAACGAAAGCCGATGATTCTTCCTATAATAATAGAGGTTTAA
- a CDS encoding MerR family transcriptional regulator produces MLLNKRFTIGEMAKMHNIAESTLRYYDEKGIFHPSTVDPQTNYRYYTIDQFSLLDTIKFLRQLNIPLKEIKKYIDERNPAYALNLLEKQQEMMLKKQREIEYALAKMEHRIHLIKEATKAKAEQMVIKEIPQRKITAIAVAPNTTDDMFEYYIHSLQKNMRQMDDSLFSGDIGVTVAEKGLMQNEFQAYSSVFILLDYMPYEVHTSDEIKEGLYACSYHHGPYEETDATYKELLTYIDKEGYEVHGDSIEIGLIDWSVTEDPEEQVTEIQIPIMKK; encoded by the coding sequence ATGTTATTAAATAAACGCTTTACAATTGGAGAAATGGCAAAAATGCATAATATAGCGGAATCAACTTTACGCTATTATGATGAGAAGGGAATTTTTCATCCGTCCACTGTGGACCCGCAAACAAATTATCGTTATTACACAATCGATCAATTTTCACTATTAGATACGATTAAATTTTTACGCCAGTTAAATATTCCGTTAAAGGAAATTAAGAAATATATTGATGAAAGAAATCCAGCATACGCACTCAATTTACTGGAAAAACAACAAGAAATGATGTTGAAAAAACAAAGAGAAATTGAGTATGCTTTGGCGAAAATGGAGCATAGAATTCATTTAATTAAGGAAGCAACAAAAGCAAAAGCTGAACAAATGGTAATTAAAGAGATCCCGCAGCGGAAAATTACAGCAATTGCGGTTGCCCCGAATACGACGGATGATATGTTTGAGTACTACATCCATTCGTTGCAAAAAAATATGAGGCAAATGGATGATAGTTTATTTTCTGGAGATATTGGTGTAACTGTTGCGGAAAAAGGATTAATGCAAAATGAGTTTCAAGCATATAGCAGTGTATTTATTCTTTTGGATTATATGCCGTATGAAGTGCATACTTCAGATGAAATTAAAGAAGGTTTATATGCTTGTTCTTATCATCATGGACCATATGAAGAAACAGATGCAACGTACAAGGAGTTACTTACATACATTGATAAAGAAGGTTACGAAGTACATGGAGATTCGATTGAG